The Shewanella sp. MTB7 genome includes a window with the following:
- a CDS encoding PD-(D/E)XK nuclease-like domain-containing protein: MTSSMLTLKRFKLTFKPMAKAPKNIFELSYIVDANELAEAERTAEAFLRSEDYNRSHFKKNIASSFVEVTDEDADITVTDTADTETTVIKEEVHVQLTEQDDPFAGFMTQCHWTVDSLNARLELLKLGEKLIIDDLPDTTYHAVIGVSCSKLKLFIECPQKYKAKYIDGLIPQSEKSYFDMGKAIHTVVLEPWLFDSSYVRQPDSIKRRAGNDWKAVKADADEAGQIVLTQDQWDDMPILRQSLKSNPTAKALSTGGVAERSIFKRDKTGLIIKCRPDYQIDDLIVDLKSDASADPRFFGAKAKKLGYHIQDALYTDVSGANEFVFFVIESSRPFVITAPVVFNVKTKRLGYLKYRKAMRELAQCMESNIWPAYTNEAVMVSLNNWELDELEQLEAENNMEHAA, translated from the coding sequence ATGACTAGCTCAATGCTCACTCTCAAACGCTTTAAACTCACTTTCAAACCCATGGCTAAGGCACCTAAAAATATCTTCGAGCTGTCATATATCGTGGATGCTAACGAACTGGCCGAGGCCGAACGCACTGCAGAAGCGTTTTTGAGAAGTGAAGATTACAACCGAAGTCATTTTAAAAAGAACATCGCTTCTTCTTTTGTTGAAGTCACTGATGAAGATGCAGACATTACCGTTACTGACACAGCGGATACCGAAACAACTGTAATAAAGGAAGAGGTTCACGTTCAACTGACTGAACAAGATGATCCCTTTGCCGGTTTTATGACTCAATGTCACTGGACAGTCGATAGCCTTAATGCCCGTTTAGAGCTATTAAAGCTAGGTGAAAAGCTCATCATCGATGACTTACCCGACACCACTTATCACGCCGTTATTGGTGTCAGCTGCAGCAAACTAAAGCTATTCATCGAATGTCCACAAAAGTACAAAGCCAAGTATATCGATGGGCTTATCCCACAAAGCGAAAAATCATACTTCGATATGGGGAAAGCAATACATACCGTTGTCCTTGAACCTTGGTTATTCGATAGCAGCTACGTTCGTCAACCAGACAGCATTAAGCGCCGTGCTGGTAACGACTGGAAAGCAGTTAAAGCAGATGCAGATGAAGCTGGGCAAATAGTACTGACTCAAGATCAATGGGACGATATGCCCATCTTACGTCAATCGCTTAAATCCAACCCTACCGCTAAAGCCCTATCAACTGGGGGTGTTGCTGAACGCAGCATCTTTAAACGCGATAAAACGGGCTTGATAATCAAATGCCGTCCCGATTATCAAATTGACGATCTGATTGTTGATCTCAAAAGTGACGCCAGTGCAGATCCACGTTTCTTTGGTGCTAAAGCCAAGAAGCTTGGTTACCACATTCAAGACGCCCTCTATACCGATGTGAGTGGTGCCAATGAATTTGTCTTTTTCGTTATTGAGTCAAGCCGACCCTTTGTTATCACTGCACCCGTTGTGTTTAACGTTAAAACAAAACGCCTCGGCTATCTCAAATATCGTAAAGCCATGCGCGAACTAGCCCAATGCATGGAATCAAACATCTGGCCTGCATACACCAACGAAGCCGTTATGGTTTCACTCAATAACTGGGAATTAGATGAACTCGAACAGCTTGAAGCTGAAAACAACATGGAGCACGCAGCATAA
- a CDS encoding helix-turn-helix domain-containing protein: protein MGVLELIQGMAKPKWAVNAEVLMKHNSIQQGDLLDIFGVTTKGAIGHYFNGRREPSLNGLIKLSELLHISMSDLFGEDIPVGETKQRDNVQDISEQHLTDALKLLARAIEISTDDVEVFFKVYEKVGPDNILKAARILSKADYQSTDKISAVIEIQDFIKQATG, encoded by the coding sequence ATGGGTGTTTTGGAGTTAATTCAGGGTATGGCTAAACCAAAATGGGCAGTGAATGCCGAAGTGCTTATGAAGCATAATAGTATTCAGCAAGGTGACCTCCTTGATATCTTTGGAGTGACCACCAAAGGTGCTATTGGTCATTACTTTAATGGAAGAAGGGAACCTTCTTTAAACGGGCTTATCAAGTTATCGGAACTCTTGCATATTAGTATGTCGGACCTATTTGGTGAAGATATACCTGTGGGTGAGACCAAACAACGTGACAATGTTCAAGACATATCAGAGCAGCACTTAACTGACGCATTAAAGTTACTTGCAAGGGCTATTGAAATTTCTACTGATGATGTTGAAGTTTTTTTTAAAGTTTATGAAAAGGTAGGACCTGATAATATTTTAAAAGCTGCGCGAATTTTATCAAAGGCTGATTATCAATCTACTGACAAAATATCAGCAGTTATTGAAATTCAGGATTTTATAAAACAAGCAACAGGTTAG
- a CDS encoding YdaS family helix-turn-helix protein produces METLLNKSEASVRSYINGHRTIQPQDVRKIVEATGGKVFEYQLRPDVYPVPIVINAVERDE; encoded by the coding sequence ATGGAAACGTTGCTAAATAAATCTGAGGCTTCAGTGCGTTCTTATATAAATGGACATCGTACTATTCAGCCTCAAGACGTTCGAAAGATTGTAGAGGCAACTGGCGGGAAGGTGTTTGAGTACCAACTAAGACCTGATGTTTATCCTGTTCCCATAGTTATTAACGCTGTAGAACGAGATGAATGA
- a CDS encoding helix-turn-helix domain-containing protein: protein MSMELMVLAMKAKVGNSAKKLVLLKIADNADENGECWPTYESIANHCEMSRRTVIRHMEQMISDGILSKEIRKGGPKGNRSNVFLISISKLKDLAEATGDNLTPVRVTEDHPTGDTGSPRTKDLKDLDLKRSSSGTSAEPENTPKSKKFDYTADDLKLSEWILSRIKIILPCVKQPNMNSWSNTIRLMREIDGLTHKQISEQFDWISRDPFWSTNILSPEKLRKQWDTITARRQPHGKFANSNQQNHRHESALFESPQANLDALMRRSDST, encoded by the coding sequence ATGAGTATGGAGTTGATGGTGTTGGCCATGAAAGCGAAGGTCGGTAACAGTGCTAAGAAATTAGTGCTGCTTAAGATTGCCGATAACGCTGATGAAAATGGGGAATGTTGGCCCACCTACGAATCGATAGCAAATCATTGCGAAATGTCGCGTAGAACGGTTATCAGGCATATGGAGCAGATGATTTCAGATGGTATTTTGTCTAAAGAGATTCGCAAAGGGGGACCAAAAGGAAACCGCAGTAATGTGTTCCTGATTTCAATTTCTAAGCTGAAGGATTTAGCCGAAGCAACGGGTGACAATTTGACACCCGTACGGGTGACAGAGGATCACCCCACGGGTGACACAGGATCACCCAGAACTAAAGATCTTAAAGATCTAGATCTTAAAAGATCTTCGTCCGGCACAAGCGCCGAACCAGAAAACACACCCAAATCGAAAAAGTTTGATTACACCGCAGACGATTTGAAACTCAGCGAGTGGATTCTATCCAGGATCAAAATCATCTTGCCCTGTGTCAAACAACCCAACATGAATTCATGGTCAAACACGATCCGTTTGATGCGAGAGATCGACGGACTGACTCACAAACAAATTTCTGAGCAGTTTGATTGGATAAGCCGTGATCCGTTTTGGTCAACCAACATCCTAAGTCCTGAAAAGCTCAGAAAACAATGGGACACCATCACCGCGAGGAGACAGCCACATGGAAAATTTGCAAACAGCAATCAACAGAACCATCGACATGAAAGCGCACTCTTTGAAAGCCCACAAGCAAATCTCGACGCCCTCATGCGCAGATCTGACTCTACGTGA